One part of the Paroedura picta isolate Pp20150507F chromosome 5, Ppicta_v3.0, whole genome shotgun sequence genome encodes these proteins:
- the SMIM30 gene encoding small integral membrane protein 30, with protein MAAPGNALHLFLVFFSLLVGVPAVEALDTGDALAILLGMVLSAVGLCACLGLYARKRNGEL; from the coding sequence ATGGCTGCTCCAGGGAATGCTTTACATCTCTTCTTGGTGTTTTTTTCATTGCTGGTTGGAGTTCCAGCTGTGGAAGCTTTGGATACAGGCGACGCTCTAGCTATCTTGCTGGGTATGGTTCTCAGTGCTGTTGGACTCTGTGCCTGTTTGGGCTTATATGCAAGAAAACGCAATGGAGAACTGTGA